One window of Cydia strobilella chromosome 10, ilCydStro3.1, whole genome shotgun sequence genomic DNA carries:
- the LOC134744858 gene encoding regucalcin-like has product MCPKVEKISDQTLLLGEGPHWDIRTQALYFVSILENTIHKYDAATGTHTSTKVEGRPGFIVPLEGHLDQFVVGLEREFVVVEWDGANAARVVRLLGEVDRNVGNRRINDGKADPRGRLYAGTMDAATNIDKIEAHKGTLYRLDESGITALFDRITISNGLAWDVGAKAMYYIVSVECNIRRYDYDADTGDISNPKHIFDLKQHDVVGLPDGCTIDTDGNLWVAIFGGGCVIQVSPEGKLLRAVPVPARQVCNCSLRTDGCTIETDGNFWVAVFGGGCGIQVSPEGELLRAVPVPARQVTSCTFGGPNLDILYVTTACIDIVQEQKFPSGCTFRITGLGVKGHPNVNFKL; this is encoded by the exons CCGCACTGGGACATTCGCACACAGGCGTTGTACTTCGTCAGTATACTGGAGAACACTATACACAAATATGATGCGGCTACTGGGACACATACTAGCACAAAAGTGG AGGGTCGTCCTGGCTTCATAGTGCCTCTAGAAGGGCATTTAGACCAGTTCGTGGTGGGCTTGGAGCGTGAATTCGTGGTGGTAGAATGGGACGGGGCAAACGCCGCGAGGGTGGTACGGCTGCTAGGAGAAGTAGACCGGAATGTGGGGAACAGG AGGATAAACGATGGGAAGGCGGACCCTAGAGGAAGACTGTATGCAG GCACGATGGACGCAGCAACAAACATAGATAAGATAGAAGCTCACAAAGGCACTCTGTACCGACTGGATGAAAGCGGCATCACAGCTCTATTCGATAGGATTACTATTTCTAACGGCCTTGCGTGGGATGTGGGTGCCAAAGCAATGTATTACATTGTTAGCGTGGAGTGTAATATAAGAAGATATGATTATGATGCCGACACTGGGGATATCt CAAACCCAAAACACATCTTCGACCTTAAACAGCACGACGTCGTAGGCCTCCCGGACGGGTGCACTATAGACACAGACGGCAATCTCTGGGTAGCCATATTTGGAGGCGGCTGTGTCATACAAGTCTCACCCGAAGGAAAGTTGCTGAGAGCAGTACCTGTGCCAGCAAGGCAGGTATGTAATTGTAGCCTAAGGACGGACGGGTGTACCATAGAAACAGACGGCAATTTCTGGGTAGCCGTGTTTGGAGGCGGCTGTGGGATACAAGTGTCACCCGAAGGAGAGTTGCTGAGAGCAGTACCTGTGCCAGCAAGGCAG GTAACCTCTTGTACCTTCGGCGGCCCTAACCTGGACATCCTCTACGTGACGACGGCCTGCATCGACATAGTACAAGAACAAAAGTTCCCAAGTGGCTGTACATTCAGAATAACCGGCCTCGGTGTCAAGGGACACCCGAATGTTAACTTTAAATTGTAG
- the LOC134744849 gene encoding regucalcin-like, with the protein MPLEVKQITGPLVLGEGPHWDDRVQALYFVSIHEKTIHKYDPATGEHTKTTLNGHPGFIVPVEGALDQFVVGLEREFVVIQWDGAESSAVKVVRKIGEVDQDATKNRINDGKADPRGRIFGGTMGYEKSPGDFAQEQGSLYRVDGKITRVAEKIGISNGLAWDLSAKAMYYIDSLERKVRRYDYDVHTGNISNMRHIFDLPKNGLDGFPDGGTIDTDGNLWIAVFSNGVVIQVSPEGKLLRQVPIPAKQVTSCTFGGPNLDILFVTTSRYMNKPGEGDPQDGCTFMVTGLGVKGHPNVNYKF; encoded by the exons aTGCCATTGGAAGTGAAACAAATCACAGGTCCCTTGGTCCTCGGGGAGGGTCCCCACTGGGACGACCGAGTCCAGGCCCTCTACTTTGTCAGCATCCACGAAAAAACCATCCACAAGTACGATCCGGCGACCGGCGAACACACGAAAACTACCCTCA aCGGCCATCCCGGCTTCATAGTACCAGTAGAAGGTGCGCTAGACCAGTTCGTAGTGGGCTTGGAGCGAGAATTCGTGGTTATCCAGTGGGATGGCGCTGAAAGCAGTGCAGTAAAGGTTGTACGGAAGATTGGGGAGGTAGACCAGGACGCTACGAAGAACAGGATTAACGATGGCAAGGCGGATCCTAGGGGCAGGATCTTTGGAG GCACAATGGGCTACGAGAAATCCCCCGGCGATTTTGCCCAAGAGCAGGGCTCCCTCTATCGTGTTGATGGCAAAATTACTCGCGTAGCGGAAAAGATCGGGATCTCAAATGGCCTGGCTTGGGACTTGAGTGCTAAGGCGATGTACTACATAGACTCGCTAGAGAGGAAAGTCCGGAGATACGACTATGATGTACACACTGGGAATATCT CAAACATGCGGCACATCTTCGACCTGCCGAAAAATGGTCTCGACGGTTTTCCGGATGGGGGGACCATCGATACCGACGGCAATCTGTGGATCGCGGTGTTCAGCAACGGTGTTGTTATTCAAGTGTCTCCTGAAGGCAAGCTTTTGCGACAAGTGCCGATACCAGCTAAacag GTGACCTCGTGCACCTTCGGCGGGCCTAACTTGGACATCCTCTTCGTTACGACATCTCGCTACATGAACAAACCGGGCGAAGGGGATCCTCAAGATGGATGCACCTTTATGGTGACTGGCTTGGGTGTTAAGGGACACCCCAATGTCAATTATAAGTTTTAA
- the LOC134744848 gene encoding regucalcin-like: MVSLEAVTEPVWLGEGPHWDHREQALYFVSIFDKSIHRYDPANGKHTRAVLSDMPGFVIPIEDKPNHFVVGLKRRIVEVEWDGKDGGARELRTVVEVDQDNPNNRFNDAKADPRGRLFAGTMGHEYEPGKFHLKKGNLYRMDTDGSVKKVVEGVDISNGLCWDVKEKVFYYADSFEYDVRRYDYDVETGEISNPRFVFNYAKHGLEGIVDGMTIDTDGNIYIANFDGHQVLKVDPREGKLLQKIRIPALQVTSCTFGGPTFEDLYVTSACMNRGTEQPPPCGSTFRLRGLGVRGLENVNVRLN; the protein is encoded by the exons ATGGTGAGTTTAGAGGCAGTGACAGAACCTGTATGGCTGGGCGAAGGCCCACACTGGGACCACCGGGAGCAAGCGTTATATTTCGTCAGCATCTTCGACAAGTCTATCCACAGATACGACCCAGCTAACGGCAAGCATACGAGAGCTGTGCTTA gTGACATGCCCGGCTTCGTAATCCCCATAGAAGACAAGCCCAACCACTTCGTAGTGGGCCTGAAGCGGCGCATCGTCGAGGTCGAGTGGGACGGCAAAGATGGAGGCGCTCGTGAACTCAGGACGGTTGTTGAGGTGGATCAGGATAATCCTAATAATAGGTTTAATGATGCCAAGGCTGATCCTCGCGGCAGGCTGTTTGCTG GAACGATGGGTCACGAATATGAGCCCGGCAAGTTTCACCTAAAGAAAGGCAATCTCTACCGCATGGACACCGACGGCAGCGTCAAAAAGGTGGTGGAGGGCGTGGATATCTCCAACGGACTGTGTTGGGACGTGAAAGAAAAGGTCTTTTACTACGCAGACTCCTTCGAGTATGATGTGCGGCGGTATGATTATGATGTGGAGACTGGAGAGATTT CAAACCCTCGCTTCGTGTTCAACTACGCGAAACACGGATTAGAAGGTATCGTGGACGGCATGACCATAGACACTGACGGCAATATCTATATCGCCAACTTCGATGGACACCAG GTACTAAAAGTCGACCCTCGCGAAGGCAAACTCCTCCAGAAAATCCGCATTCCTGCGCTCCAGGTGACCTCATGCACATTCGGTGGCCCTACATTTGAAGACCTGTATGTAACGTCAGCCTGTATGAATCGTGGAACCGAACAGCCCCCGCCTTGCGGGTCTACGTTTCGGTTAAGAGGGTTAGGTGTACGCGGACTGGAGAATGTCAATGTCAGGcttaattaa